The genomic region AAAATAAAGCTTTTTTAAGCAAAGAATCTTTATAATTGTCCGCTTAATTGACATATTTTTTCACATAATAAGGAGCACACAAGCAATGACCGTAATTCGTTTAACAAGAATGGGGCGCAAGAAAAAGCCTTTTTATCGTATTGTTGTTACAGATTCTCGCAAGAAGCGCGATGGTGGCTGGATAGAATCTCTAGGTTATTACAATCCACTTACACAGCCTGAAATTGTGAAATTTGACAAAGAGCGCTTGGCATATTGGAAAAGCGTTGGTGCAAAAATGAGCGAGCGCGTAGCAAAGCTTACAAAATAATCTTAAATCACAGCTTGCGAAAATCGCGGGCTGTTGCATTAGAATACATTTAGAGAATAGATATGAACAATGAAAGTAGGATAGAGGATTTTGTCGAAAAATACGCCAAAAAGATTGTAACCCAACCGCAGTGTATTAGGGTGCAGAGCACTTGCACGCAAGATGCGCAGGGCAATAAGCTAAAGGATATTTTGGTGTATGCGCATCCAGATGATGTAGGACGCTTGATAGGCAAAGAAGGCAAGATGATAAGCTCTCTTAAAACTCTCATATCTGGAGCAAAAGCAAAAGATGGGCAAAATTACAAAATCACCATTGAATCTTCCTAAACAGGCAGAAACCGCGCGTATCTACATTGGCAAGCTTGGGCGCAGTGTCGGCGTAAATGGCGCATTGCGTGTTTTTTTGCAGACGGATTTTCCGCAGTTTTTAAAACAAGGCGTAGTTCTTAGCACTTCTCACTCATTGTATCCTGCACTTGAAATCTTAGAGTTTCAAAGCGCGCATACTTCTAATAAAACACAATCCCATCAAAACACAGCACCTAGCACTCTTATCAGCTTTAAAAACATCACTTCAAAAGAGCAAGCAAGCCAGCTTACAAACACTTTGCTTTTTAGCAGTGTAGATTCTACGCGTGCGGTTTGCGAGTTAGGAGAGGGTGAGTTTTTTTGGTTTGATATTATTGGGTGTAAGATTATTGAGGAAGACACAGGGCTTGGCATTGTGAGTGAGATAGAGCGCATAGGGAGCATAGATTATCTCATTATTGAGACAAACAAGAATCTTTTGAGCGCAGATTCTAAGCCAAAATTACCAAAGCGTTTTTTACTCCCCTATATTGAGCGCTACATTCTTAAAACGCACCTTGAGACAAAAAGTATTTTCACTCAAGGTGCGCGCGGGATTTTAGAAGAGAGCTAGAGGAATGAAATTTAGTTTTTTGAGCCTTTTTCCACAGCTCATCGCACCTTACTTTACGGATTCTATCCTTAAGCGCGCGTGTGAAAAAGGAACAATCGAGTTTGAATGCATCAACCTGCGCGATTTTACCTCGCCACCGCATTTTAAGGCAGATTTTGCGCCTATTAGCGGTGGAGCGGGGCAGGTGCTACATTTAGAAATGCTAGCTTTAGCGTTGCAGAATTTTAGAGATTCTCATATTATTTTTTTAAGCCCTTGTGGGAAGCCATTTAATCAAAACGACTCCTTGCGTCTTAGCAAAAAAGGACATATTAGCTTCGTGTGTGGGCGCTATGAGGGCTTTGATGAGCGTGCGATTGAGCTTTTTGCGGATGAGGTGTTTAGCATTGGAGATTTTATTTTGACAGGTGGCGAGCTTGGCGCGCTAAGTTTAGCCGATAGCATTGCAAGGCAGGTTGAAGGCGTGCTTGGGAATAAAGATTCTCTCAAAGGCGAAAGCTTTGAATCTTATCTTTTAGAAGCGCCAAATTTTGCTAAAAGCAGCCCAAAAGTTGAAAAAATCTTGCAAGATTCTCAAAAATTGCAAGTGCCTTCAGAGTATTCAAAGGGAAATCGTAGTAGAATCGCGGACTTAAAAACAAACCTTGCAACCGCAAAGACAAAGTATTTTCGCCCTGATTTGTATATCACATTGAAGGTGCAAAGCACTGCTTATAAGCCTAAAAGCGCGCAAGAGTAAAACACACAAGGCAAAAACATAAGGAGTTTTAAGATGAGAAATAGATATATTGAGAGCTTTCAAAAAGCCCAAATTGGTGAGAGAAAAGTGCCATATTTTAAGGCAGGTGATACAATCAAGCTTGGTATTAAGATTATGGAAGGCGATAAAAGCAGGATTCAGAACTTTGAAGGCGTGTGTATCGCTATCCGCGGAAATGGCGTAGATAGGACTTTCACGGTGCGTAAAATTGGCGCAAATAATATCGGCGTGGAAAAAACTTTCCCACTTTATAGCGAGAGTTTAGATTCTATCCAAGTGTTAAGAATCGGGCGTGTGCGCAGAGCGAAACTTTATTATTTACGCAATAGAAGGGGTAAAGCAGCGCGTATCAAAGAATTCCGCAAGGACACAAGAACAAATAAAGCATGATCCGAGCCTTGGCGCATTGCGTCTCGTACTTTGGTTACTTTTTAAGGAGAAGTTGTGCGTTTGCAAGAAGCGATAGAGTTTTTAGAATCAAAAAATATTGCAGTGCGTTATTTTAATGCGAGCAAAGACTTTGAGTTAAGCGCTTTAGCCCCGTTAGAGCAGGCTACTCAAACGCAGATTAGCTACATTGACCAAGAAAAATACCTTGATTCTCTTGCGGATTCTCGCGTTGGTGCGGTTTTGGTGCGTCCAAATCACGCAAAGCTTGTCCCAGCGCACATTCAAGGCTTAGAAGTTGCAAATCCTCATCTTGCATTTGCCTATTTAAGTCATCTTTTCGCAAAGCCAGAATTTGCAAATCCCCATAAAAACTACACCCAAGAACTTTTGGAATCTAACCCCACACTTACCATCGCGTCAAATGTTTTTGTTGGCGAAAATGTTTCTATTGGTGCGCATACGCAGATTTTGCCCGGTGTGGTGATAAGCGATGATGTTTCAATTGGCGCGCATTGCAAGATTTATCCAAATGTAGTGATTTATCGCGACACACAAATTGGTGATAATGTCTCAATCCACGCGGGCAGCGTGATAGGAAGCGATGGTTTTGGCTACGCACACACAAGTGAAGGCAAACATATCAAAATCGAGCATAGTGGGCGTGTGGTGATAGAATCTTGCGTAGAAATTGGCGCAAATAACACCATCGATCGTGCTGTGTTTGGGGAAACACGTATCAAAAGTGGCGCGATTATCGATAATCTCGTGCAGGTGGGGCATAACTGCGTGGTTGGCGAAAATACGATTTTAGTCTCACAAGTTGGCTTGGCGGGCTCCACCACCACCGGGCGTAATGTCGTTATGGGCGGACAGGCAGGCACAGGCGGGCATATACATATTGGAGATTTTGTGCAAGTGGCTGGGCGTGGGGCTGTTGGGAAAAATCTTCCGCCAAATACAAAGTGGGGCGGACACCCGCTTATGGAGCTTGATGAATGGATGAAATTTTATGTAAGCCTGCGCCGATTGCTAAAGCAAAAAAAAGGAGAAATAGAATGAAAAAAAAAGTTGCATTTGGGTTGATTGGCGCTGGTGCGGTGGTTGTGATTGCCCTTCTTGTGGTAGTGCTTGTGCTTTCAAAGAAAATGAATGCGAGTTTGGAACAAGAAATTAATCGCTTTTTACAAGAAAAGGTGGCGAGTGCGGATTCTGAAATTTTAAGCTTTGAGCCTTTTGAATGTTTTGGGAAAACTAAAATTGCTTGCAAGTCAAAGGCTATTGTTTTTGGCGCGCCTAATTTGTTAAACATTGAAAAAGATGTGCAATCTAAGCAAACGCGCGCGGAATCTTGGCGATTTGAAAATATCGAGCTTGATTTAAGCGGGAGAGATTCTCAAGCAAATACGAGTGTGCAATTTCTTGCAAAAAATAGTGAAATTGCATTTAAAATCTCGTGCGACACTTCGCTTGATTTAGAATCTAAAAATACTCTGCATACAAGCACTGAGTGTTATGCAAAAAATGAAGAGTTCGCATACAATGGTTTTGGTAAGGTGCATTTTACCCTTACACACGATGATTTTGAAGGCAAGATACAAAATGCGCTGGCTATTTTGTTTGATACAAACAAAGAGGGTGATAATGGCGAGGAGGGCGAAGACAAACACAACGCGCTTGGCGTGAGGCTAGATTCTCTAGTGATTAATGAGCGTGCAAATGATTTGTTTGAAACATATAAAAAGACACTTGGAGCGGAAAATGAGGGTATGCTAGAAGGTATGCTTTTTGGATTTGCGCTGTTTAGTGGTATGTTGCAAAATGAATTGCAAGAGCAGAGCAATGAGGAGATTAAGGAGTTTCAATCTGCGCTTTTAAATGCGCTAAATAATGTTTTGATGGTCTTTAAGGGTGGATATGCGTTAAATATTGAGATAGCTAAAAAGGTCGATTATGAGCCGATTTTGCTTCCTCAAATCCAAGAGCGTGTCAGCCTTGAATGGCTTGCAAAGCACTATGTAATAGATTCTAATGTGCAAGCACTTGAAAATGAAAATAACGCAGAGTAGGGTGAATTTGTGTCAAATTTGCAAAATGTGGATTTACAGAATAAAAACTCACAAAACACGGAGACTCAAAATATGAATACTCAAAATGCCCACGTTCAAAATGTGTGCGAAAGTAAGCCCTCCGCGCCTTTTCGTAATGCAAAAAAAGGCAAAAAAGGTTTTAAGCGCATCGCGAATGCGTTTTTTTATTCTATTGATGGTGTGAAAGCCGCGTGGAGCGATGAAGTGGCGTTTCGTCAAGTAACATTACTTGCCTGCGCTTGTATCCCACTTGGCATTTTTTTGGCGCGCAGTTGGAGTGAGGGAATTTTGCTTCTACTGCCTTGCTTTTTAGCGCTTATGGTGGAGCTTATTAATTCCGCTATTGAAAACGCCATTGATTTCACAAGCACGCAAATCCACCCTCTAGCAAAGAAAGCAAAAGATATGGGAAGTGCCGTGCAACTGCTCACGCTCACATTTTGGGCACTCGTGTGGGGGTGGTATTTGATTGAGCGCTTTTGCTGATTATTTGTTTTTTGAACCTATAATCTTGAGGTTATGCTTAGTCTTTCAAAAAGTAAGTATAAACATAAAATATTTTAAAGGAGTGAATATGAGAGTAGTTTCATTTGTAGCGGCATTGGCTTTGGCTGGGAGTTTGAGCGCGGCGACTTTTCAAGTTGATGTCTCGCATTCATCAGTTGGATTTGAAGTAAAACATCTTATGGTGAGCAAGGTAAAAGGGGATTTTAAGAATTTTAGCGGTGAAGTAGAATTCGATGGCAAAAAGCTTACAAAACTCGAAGGACAAGTAAAAATCGCTGATATTAATACAAACAATGACGCAAGGGATAAGCATTTGAATGCACCAGATTTTTTTGATGCGAAAAAATTCCCAACAGCGACTTTCAAAATGACGAAACTTGAAAAAAACAAACTTTACGCAGATATTACAATACGTGGTGTAACGAAAAATATCGCGTTTGATGTAGATGTGAGCGGTCCTGTGAAACATCCAAAAACCGGCAAAGATTTGATTTCTATCTCTTTGAAAGGTGCGCTTAATCGTAAGGATTTCAAAGTGGGTGAAAGCACAGGCGATTCAAGTGTGAGCGAGCTTGTAGGCATTAATATCGAAATCGAAGCCACTGAAAAATAACTTCTTGAGCTATGCCTTAGAGCTTTAAGGTGTAGCACCTCTTAAATCTCTCAATTTGTCTTTTATAAATCCTAAAAGACGTGTTAAAAATATATATTGTGGTTTCTTAAGAACGAAGCGTTTCAAAAAATCTAATTTTCCAAAACTCATTTCATTGAGATAAGGGATAAAAGTCTGTAAATTTGGAATACAATTTTTAGGATCTTTTGGCAGAGATAAAAGATCTATGGCAACAGGTGAAATGCGAGTGAAACAAAATTTTTTTATATATAAGGTTGCTAAAGACTTTTTTCTATCTTCTAAAAGATCAAAAAATGCAAGACTTAAAATTAAATATTGTGTAGCAAAGTGATAGCGTTTAGCCAATATGGGGTTTCTGAAAGTTTTTGAATCTCTTGCTATTTTTGGTGAAATACCCTCAAATGTGCCTTTGGCAAGGGATTTCATTGTGCTATCACTACGAAATCTATAGTTGTATAATTTTTTAGGTGTCAAACAAATGCGACTGGCTTTTTCAAGCATACTGAGCGTAAAAATGCAATCTTCTCCGGGCATCACATTTATAAATAATTCCTTATTTTGTAAAAAGAAATCGAAATTTATAAAAAGCTTCCAGACAACAATATCAATAAACCCTTCTGCCTTAAGCAAATAGGCAAATAAATCTTCTTGTGAAAATATCTGTTCCTTCTCAAAATGCTGAGATTCTAACCAAGTTGGAGTTGCTGTAAGCGCTACTGGCATATCAATATAATTTTTTGAATCGAACTGCAAAATATCAAGATGATATTTTTGTGCAGCTCTCACACACTCCTCTACACATTCCTTTTCCCAATAATCATCAGAATCCAAAAAGATAATGTAATCAATATGTGGAGAAATATGAATGGTATGTGTGGATTCTAAAGAGTTTAGAGAGTTTAGAGAGTTTTTGGTGTCATTTTGCAAAGTATTTTCTTGTGCTTTGCTAGCTTGTGTAAAGACTTTCTTAATATTATAGGGATTTGGGTTTGTAACTTCATAGGTTTGTAGAGCTTTTATTCCTTCAATGCTATCGCCTGCGCGGGAGTGAATCCCGCTTGGCTCCGCTTCGCGTTCATACTTTGTATTTTGTTGGTTGATTGGGTTTGTAGATTCTGCAACGATGTTTGGTTGTTTGGAATCTATTCCTTCAATGCTATCGCCTGCGCGGGAGTGAATCCCGCTTGGCTCCGCTTCGCGTTCATACTTTGTATTTTGTTGGTTGATTGGGTTTGTAGATTCTGCAACGATGTTTGGTTGTTTGGAATCTATTCCTTCAATGCTATCGCCTGCGCGGGAGTGAATCCCGCTTGGCTCCGCTTCGCGTTCATACTTTGCGTTTTGTTGGTTGATTGGGTTTGTAGCTTTTAAACTAGTATTATCCCCCCCCCTATTTGCTCATTTAGGATTCTCTTAGCAAATCCTGTTTCTTTTTTGCTTATGTTTTGTTTGTCTTGGCTTTTGTATTCCTCAATATTGCTTTTTTGCAGTGTTATATTCCCACTGAAATATTCAATCCCTACATTTCTAGCACTGCTTTGTCCTCCATTTTCTTTATCAAGGAGGACAAAGCGAGAATCTCTTAAAACATATTCTTTTGCTATTTCTAGATTCTGTGCTTTTGTGCTTCCATCATTGACTAAAACTATATGTAGATTCTTATAGGTTTGATTGATTACAGAATCTAAGCATTCTCTTAAATATTGCTCCACATTGTAGATTGGGATAACTACGCCCACTTTCTTTTCTTGCTTTTGATTGAGTTTGGGGGATGGAATTTTATCCATAAACTATCCTTTTTAAATCACAATTTAGATAAACAAAGAATTCACGCTTTCACTATGGTGAATCCTGCGAATAACTTCCGCAAAAAGTGGGACGACACTAAGCACCTTTATTTTCTTGCTTTGCGTGCGCAAGGGAATCGAGTTTGTTACCACGATTTCATCAAGCGCGCTATTTTCTATGCGCTCAAATGCTGGACCACTCAACACTGGATGCGTGCCAATCGCCATAACACTCTTTGCCCCGCGCGATTTTAAGACATCTGCTGCCTTACACATTGTGCCGGCGGTATCTATCATATCATCGACTAAAATCACATCTTTCCCACTCACATCGCCGATGATATTCATCACTTCACTTTCATTTGCGCGCTCACGCTTTTTATCCACAATCACCAAATCAAGTCCCAGCTTATCCGCAAAATAGCGCGCACGTGAAACTCCCCCGATATCGGGGCTTGCAACGATTGGATTGCCGAAATGTTTCGCCTTGATATAATCCCTAAATACAATCGAGCCATACAAATTATCCACAGGAATATCAAAAAATCCCTGAATCTGCCCTGCGTGCAAATCCATCGTAATAAGGCGATTTATCCCAGCATTTTGGATAAGGTTTGCCACGAGTTTTGCGCTGATTGGTACGCGCGGGGCGGCTTTCCTATCTTGACGCGCATAGCCAAAGTATGGCACTACCGCATTAATGCTATTTGCCGCACTGCGTTTGAGCGCATCTGTCATAATGAGTAGCTCCATAAGATTGTCATTTGTCGGCGCGCAGGTGGGCTGGATAATAAATATATCTTTACCACGCACAGATTCTTTAATCTGCACATTTATCTCACCATCGCTAAAGCGCGTTACGCTCGCATTTGAAAGCACAATATCAAGGTATTTGCTAATTTCAGCACCAAAATCTGGGTGCGCAGAGCCACAAAAAATCTTATAACTTCGCATATACTGCCTTTTTGTGTGGGATTTTGGGTTCAAAGTGGGAATTGTAAAGAAATTTTGCTTAACTTTGCTTATAGAATCCCTGAAACTCACTCTAAATCCGCAGAGCTATCCGCAAAATCCTCATCCCTTTGACTTGATTTTTTCCTTGCTTCAATGATAATTGGGACGCCACTAAAATCGCATTCCTCGCGCAATGTATTTATCAAATAGCGCTTATAGCTGAAATGCAGGGCATTTGGGCGATTCATCACAAGGCTAATTTGTGGCGGGCAGATTCCAAACTGCGTGACGTAATAGATTTTAACAATCTTGCCTCTATCGCTTGGCAAATGGTGCTTGGTGGTGGCATTTGAGATAATATCATTGAGCTTTGCGGTTGGGATTCTGTAATTAAAATTTCTCCAAACTTCTAGAATCTTTTTTTTCAGCGCATTGATATTGCGCTTATCCTTGGCACTCACACACACCATAGGCGCGTAATCAAGGAATTTGAACTTGTATTTAATCTCCTGTTTTATGCTCTTAAAATCCGCGCGCGCGATGTCCCATTTATTAAGCACGATGATAATGCCAAGATTATGCTTTGGTACAAGAGAGGTAATTTTTTCATCAAGCTCGACAAAAGGTTGCGAGCAATCCAGCACCAAAAGCGCGATATGGGATTTTGAAAGCGCCTTATTTGTCCTATCAAGCGCGTATTTTTCAATGCCCTCAATCTTGCCAGCGCGCCTAATCCCAGCTGTATCAATAAAGCGCAAAGTCTTGCTTTCAAACTCTGTGCTTTCATCAACAGGGTCAATTGTCGTGCCAGCAATCTCGCTTACAATGCTTCGATTTTGTCCTAAAAGCGCGTTTAGCAGCGAGCTTTTGCCGACATTGACGCGTCCGATGATTCCAATATGGATTTCTTGATTTTCATCTTGATTGTGTGCGGAATTTGCTATAAATTCTTCGATACTTACATCTTGGCTTGTGTTTTGATTTTGCAAAATCGCTAGATTCTGTGTGTGCGCATCTTGGCTTTGTAAATCAAGCGCGCGTGCGATAGAATCCTGCAATGTGCTAATGCCACGATTATGCGCCACAGAAATGAAAAACATCTCCTTAATCCCAAGCGCGCTAAATTTCCACGCTTCAAGCTTGAGTTTGTCATTATCGATTTTGTTGAGCACCAAAAACACACGCACCTTTTTTTGTAAGCCCCGAATAATGCGTGTATCCTCCTCATTAATCTCCGCGCGCCCATCAACGACATACAGCACCAAGTCAGAATCTGCCCCTGCCTTAAGGCTTGCTTCACTCACTTGCTTAAAAAGCTCGGCGCGTTTTTGCGCGTATTTAAGCGCTTTTTTATTGGATTCTAACTCGGCATTTTGGTTTGCATCAATCCCACCAGAATCTAACAAAGTAAGCGGTGTGTTATTTACCACACACACACCTTTTTTGATGTCTCTTGTAGTCCCGCTAAAATCCGATGTAATCGCGCTTTGCTCCTTGCATAAGCGATTGAAAAGCGAGCTTTTGCCGACATTTGGCTTGCCTAAAATCGCGATGGTTTTCATTCTGCTAAAACCCCTTATTTTTTACTTAAAATTTAAAAAACTTTTAACGATATGTTAGCGAAGTTTTGCCTAAAAAAATGTAAAGGATAACAATGAAAAAGACGCTATGGGCGTGTAAAATAGCACTTTGTATGATGATTGTAGCAAATAGTTTTGTGCTTGGGGATAATTTTTTGTCTTTAAGCAAGAGTGGGAAAATCCTACAAAGAGTGGGATTTATTGAGGGTGATTCGTATGAGTATGAGCGCACAGAAGTAGAATTTGGGCTTTATGAAGAACGCGCGGTAATTTTTATCAAATCAAAAGAGTTGAAAGACTTTATCGCGGGCAAAAAAAGTGGCGATGACACCATTAGCGCGATTTATACAAAAAATGGTTTTACCGCCACAAGGACAAATTTCAAAAATCCGCGCAAGAGCTTTTATTACCACAGCACGCGGGATTCTAGACTTTATGAAAAAATCGCGCCAAAGAGTTTCGCGCTAAAGCAAGTGGAGCCAGAGATTTTTGTGATTGAGAATTTCACAAGCCACATTATGTCCTCCTCGTGCAATATCGTGCGGAGCAACACTTTCACGCGTCAAAGTGATAAAAAAGAGCTTATTTTAAACACACAGAAAAACTACGCGCCAAAGGAGCAAAATATCACTTTTCATTTAGAATGCGAGATAAATACAGATGAGGAATATTTATAAAAATTGTGTGAATCTAGCTAAGTTG from Helicobacter himalayensis harbors:
- the rpsP gene encoding 30S ribosomal protein S16; the encoded protein is MTVIRLTRMGRKKKPFYRIVVTDSRKKRDGGWIESLGYYNPLTQPEIVKFDKERLAYWKSVGAKMSERVAKLTK
- a CDS encoding KH domain-containing protein, with the protein product MNNESRIEDFVEKYAKKIVTQPQCIRVQSTCTQDAQGNKLKDILVYAHPDDVGRLIGKEGKMISSLKTLISGAKAKDGQNYKITIESS
- the rimM gene encoding ribosome maturation factor RimM (Essential for efficient processing of 16S rRNA); this encodes MGKITKSPLNLPKQAETARIYIGKLGRSVGVNGALRVFLQTDFPQFLKQGVVLSTSHSLYPALEILEFQSAHTSNKTQSHQNTAPSTLISFKNITSKEQASQLTNTLLFSSVDSTRAVCELGEGEFFWFDIIGCKIIEEDTGLGIVSEIERIGSIDYLIIETNKNLLSADSKPKLPKRFLLPYIERYILKTHLETKSIFTQGARGILEES
- the trmD gene encoding tRNA (guanosine(37)-N1)-methyltransferase TrmD, whose amino-acid sequence is MKFSFLSLFPQLIAPYFTDSILKRACEKGTIEFECINLRDFTSPPHFKADFAPISGGAGQVLHLEMLALALQNFRDSHIIFLSPCGKPFNQNDSLRLSKKGHISFVCGRYEGFDERAIELFADEVFSIGDFILTGGELGALSLADSIARQVEGVLGNKDSLKGESFESYLLEAPNFAKSSPKVEKILQDSQKLQVPSEYSKGNRSRIADLKTNLATAKTKYFRPDLYITLKVQSTAYKPKSAQE
- the rplS gene encoding 50S ribosomal protein L19, whose translation is MRNRYIESFQKAQIGERKVPYFKAGDTIKLGIKIMEGDKSRIQNFEGVCIAIRGNGVDRTFTVRKIGANNIGVEKTFPLYSESLDSIQVLRIGRVRRAKLYYLRNRRGKAARIKEFRKDTRTNKA
- the lpxD gene encoding UDP-3-O-(3-hydroxymyristoyl)glucosamine N-acyltransferase: MEFLESKNIAVRYFNASKDFELSALAPLEQATQTQISYIDQEKYLDSLADSRVGAVLVRPNHAKLVPAHIQGLEVANPHLAFAYLSHLFAKPEFANPHKNYTQELLESNPTLTIASNVFVGENVSIGAHTQILPGVVISDDVSIGAHCKIYPNVVIYRDTQIGDNVSIHAGSVIGSDGFGYAHTSEGKHIKIEHSGRVVIESCVEIGANNTIDRAVFGETRIKSGAIIDNLVQVGHNCVVGENTILVSQVGLAGSTTTGRNVVMGGQAGTGGHIHIGDFVQVAGRGAVGKNLPPNTKWGGHPLMELDEWMKFYVSLRRLLKQKKGEIE
- a CDS encoding diacylglycerol kinase gives rise to the protein MNTQNAHVQNVCESKPSAPFRNAKKGKKGFKRIANAFFYSIDGVKAAWSDEVAFRQVTLLACACIPLGIFLARSWSEGILLLLPCFLALMVELINSAIENAIDFTSTQIHPLAKKAKDMGSAVQLLTLTFWALVWGWYLIERFC
- a CDS encoding YceI family protein; this encodes MRVVSFVAALALAGSLSAATFQVDVSHSSVGFEVKHLMVSKVKGDFKNFSGEVEFDGKKLTKLEGQVKIADINTNNDARDKHLNAPDFFDAKKFPTATFKMTKLEKNKLYADITIRGVTKNIAFDVDVSGPVKHPKTGKDLISISLKGALNRKDFKVGESTGDSSVSELVGINIEIEATEK
- a CDS encoding glycosyltransferase, whose amino-acid sequence is MQNDTKNSLNSLNSLESTHTIHISPHIDYIIFLDSDDYWEKECVEECVRAAQKYHLDILQFDSKNYIDMPVALTATPTWLESQHFEKEQIFSQEDLFAYLLKAEGFIDIVVWKLFINFDFFLQNKELFINVMPGEDCIFTLSMLEKASRICLTPKKLYNYRFRSDSTMKSLAKGTFEGISPKIARDSKTFRNPILAKRYHFATQYLILSLAFFDLLEDRKKSLATLYIKKFCFTRISPVAIDLLSLPKDPKNCIPNLQTFIPYLNEMSFGKLDFLKRFVLKKPQYIFLTRLLGFIKDKLRDLRGATP
- a CDS encoding ribose-phosphate pyrophosphokinase, which encodes MRSYKIFCGSAHPDFGAEISKYLDIVLSNASVTRFSDGEINVQIKESVRGKDIFIIQPTCAPTNDNLMELLIMTDALKRSAANSINAVVPYFGYARQDRKAAPRVPISAKLVANLIQNAGINRLITMDLHAGQIQGFFDIPVDNLYGSIVFRDYIKAKHFGNPIVASPDIGGVSRARYFADKLGLDLVIVDKKRERANESEVMNIIGDVSGKDVILVDDMIDTAGTMCKAADVLKSRGAKSVMAIGTHPVLSGPAFERIENSALDEIVVTNSIPLRTQSKKIKVLSVVPLFAEVIRRIHHSESVNSLFI
- the der gene encoding ribosome biogenesis GTPase Der is translated as MKTIAILGKPNVGKSSLFNRLCKEQSAITSDFSGTTRDIKKGVCVVNNTPLTLLDSGGIDANQNAELESNKKALKYAQKRAELFKQVSEASLKAGADSDLVLYVVDGRAEINEEDTRIIRGLQKKVRVFLVLNKIDNDKLKLEAWKFSALGIKEMFFISVAHNRGISTLQDSIARALDLQSQDAHTQNLAILQNQNTSQDVSIEEFIANSAHNQDENQEIHIGIIGRVNVGKSSLLNALLGQNRSIVSEIAGTTIDPVDESTEFESKTLRFIDTAGIRRAGKIEGIEKYALDRTNKALSKSHIALLVLDCSQPFVELDEKITSLVPKHNLGIIIVLNKWDIARADFKSIKQEIKYKFKFLDYAPMVCVSAKDKRNINALKKKILEVWRNFNYRIPTAKLNDIISNATTKHHLPSDRGKIVKIYYVTQFGICPPQISLVMNRPNALHFSYKRYLINTLREECDFSGVPIIIEARKKSSQRDEDFADSSADLE